AACAAATGTGACCCTCGGATTGAATGAATCCATAGTGCTTTCTCCGACCGAAGTGGAGGAGGTTATGATCATCAAGATTCGAGGTGTTGACGACACTGGAGAAGGTATAACATTTCGAGCCTATCAGGATATTGAAGAAGGGTAGTAGATTAACAGTGCACGTTTCGGACTTGTTGATATGCTCAGAATGCATCGAAGCAAGTGTTATTCAAAGGTGCATCTGACATATCGACAACTGCCGTATCCAAAATCGTCTACTCAATAGACTTTTAGGTTATGTTAGGCTCTCCATGTGATAGAATCCGTTTTCGGAGGAAGAAAGATGGTATTTGATCCTCTCAATCTTGGTGTGTTCTGGGATGTTATTGCGTTCTTCATCTCGTTCTTTCTGGTTCTGATGCTAGTCCAAATAAATGCAGCAATTGAGAAGAGCGGTGCGCTATCGGCTACAGTGACCCGAAAGACAATTCATACGTTTGCAGCTCCGGTCTGGGTAGTTAGCTGGCTCCTATTCACAGGTGGAATATTCAGTCGCTGGTTCGCCATGATTGTGCCTTTGTTGTTTGTCATTCTGTTTGCAGCCATTGGAACAGGAGCTATGCAGAATGAGGATTTCGTAGGCTCAATGTCACGAAGTGGAGATCCAAAAGAGCTTCTAGAAGGCACGCTGTACTACGCATTCATCATGCTGGTTGTAGGAATTCTGTGGTTCTATGTGCCGGCTGGTGGAAACATGGCGGGAGCAACTCCAACAGCACTCATTATTTTCGGGTGTCTTGCAGGCGGAGATGGATTAGCAGATGTTATTGGACGTAAATACGGGGGCGACAGAAAATTCGGTTTCGGTGGAGCGGAGAAAACGGTCGCTGGTTCAATTGGAATGTTCATCGGTTCATTTCTCTTCAGCAGTGTACTGATCGCAATATTCTCTCTAGAGACTGGATTCTCAGTTACCGCGCTGATTATTCCGATTTTCGTTGTGAGCATTATAGCAACAATAGTGGAAGCAATAACCCCATCGGGCTATGACAACCTCTCTATTCCAATAGCAACAATTATTGTGATTCTGCTATTGCCCTATCTGGGGCTATATTGGCCATATCCGATGTTTACGCTGTTCTAGACGCAGCGGTGTCAAAATATGGAACAAAATCTTACCATCCTGAAGCTTGGCGGCTCACTCATTACTGACAAATCGGAGCCATATACCGTACGCCACAATATTCTAGATGCCGCCTCTAGGGAAATAAAAGAGTGTATAGATCAAGGGCTGATTGAAGCCCTAATCCTTATTCACGGTGTTGGCTCGTATGGACATCCCCCGGTTTTGAAGCACAAGCTCCACAAAGGGTATTTGGGACCAGAACAGCTTCTTCCACTGTCCCATACCCAGTCAGAAGTGGCCGAACTTAGGAATATGATTGTGAAGCAATTCCAAGAAGTTGGGGTGCCGGTATGTTTGATGTACCCCTCCTCGATGTTCATTCAAAAAAAGATGCAGATAGTCAAGTACTTCTTTGAGCCGCTCAAAGGATGGGCAGATATCGGTATGGTTCCGCTCTTGGGCGGCGACATCATCATCGACCCTGCCATGGGCTGGAGCGTAGGTAGCGGAGATCAGATGGCGGTAGTTATTGCCCAAGAGCTCGGAGCGAAGCATCTCCTATTTGCCTGTGACGTAGCTGGAATATACGACGCAGATCCCAAAACTCACCCGGAAGCTTCATTGATGAAAGAAGTGAATCTCAGCAATATCGATGCGGTCTTTGAGGAGATGGGCAAATCGGATATCGTTGATGCCAGTGGAGCCATGAAGGGCAAACTGAAATCCATTATTCCTGCCAAGGATTTAATTGAAGAGGGTTTGGAAGTTTCGCTTTTCTCAATGATGGAATATGGTAATCTCACAGCCCTTCTCAAAGGTGAAGAAATCGAAGCAACAGATGTGGTAGTTCGCTGATTCCAAAGTAAGCAGAACTGGAAGACTTAATCAGACGTGCCGTCACTTCTGTTTGAATGCCAGCATGATAGCCGTCTGCAGGTCTTCAGGTGTCACTCCAGGTGAATCAATATCCAGCTCGGAATATACTTCTTCTACCCGATTAAGGATTGGGTCTTCATCTAGTTCTACGCCAACTAGTTTCTCTTCCAAGTCACCAATGGCACCGGAAGGCAACATGAAGAAATCTCCACTGATTACAATCTCTTCAATAACATTACCAACTTCTTTGGCAGTCACTCTGATGAGACCACCAGGAGCCTTATGATTAGCTGTTCCAAGGGAGGCATTGGCAGATATCTTCACTGTTCGCGCATCCAATCGTCCTCCACTGCGCCAGTGCAACCACTCATCAGACAGATATTTCCCTCGCAAGTCGCTCATTTTCTTCTTTTCCCACTCGTTCAGGGTACCGGGCTCCAGCTTGATGTCTAGTGTCTCCTCGTAAAGCTTGACTAGGTCCTTCTTCAGACCCTCCTTATCGGGCATCGAACCAGTTTCCAGCTTGATGGTTGACATCCGCTCTTTGAGACTCTGGAAAACTTTGTCCCTGAATTTCTCGTTTGGTACCTTAAGCACGCGGGCCATCATCTCGAAGTCGAAATCCAAAATCAGGTTGCCAGTAAGAATCCGTGCATCGCCAACGTCACCTGCACCGTTGCCAGAAATTTTCTTTTCGCCTACCTGAATATCATTAACAGGGCGAAACTCAGCATCTATACCCAAGTTTCTGTACGCCTGAACTGGAGCTTTGAGGAATTTCCGATAATATGCATCAATTCCTCGCGGGGTGTTTGGGCTGTCGATTCTACCAATTATCTGATAGAACAGCTGTCCGTCATCAAGGTAGACGCCACCGCCACCAATAACACGGCGTGTTACTACTATATCATTAGCCTGACAGTAAGCCAGGTCGATGTCTTTCTCGATTTCTTGGAAATACCCGACGCTCACCAAAGGTTCAGCAGGCCAGCAAATAATAATCGTGTTTGGTGATTCGCCTTCGGTTATCCCTTGGGCCACCATGTCGTAGATAATTTGTGTCTCTAGAGGGGCAATGGCACCCAAATCCAATAATCGCCAAGTCTCTACAGTCATGACATTTCCAGATGGACTCCGACTAATAATAGCTTTGAATCTGACAACATGCCGAACTCCCAAGTTGTCAGAAGAAGAATCTACCCTGAAAAAAAGCAGGTTATGCGAAGGCATAAATCATATCGAAAACGAGATTCTCGTGATTCGCTATGATTGAATCAAGGGGCCTAACAAAGGTCTTTGGTGAGGATTTCAAGGCAGTGGATAACTTATCCTTTGACGTAGCATCCGGCTCGGTCTACGGATTGCTTGGACCAAATGGATCAGGCAAGTCAACTACAATGCGGATGCTACTGGGCCTTCTTAGACCAGACGAAGGCACTGCCCGAATCAACGGCTATGACGTCCGGAAAGAATTGGTTAAGGCGAAGAAGGTAATGGGATACGTACCTGAAAACCCGGTGTTACCCGAACGTATGACTGGCTGGGAATACGTAAACTATGTTGCTGACATATGGCGCATACCCCGTGGTGTAGACAGAGAAGAAGATATCGAAGATTTGTTGGTTCTACTCAACATCCAAGATGCAAGCAACGATCTTATTGAAGCCTACTCGAAAGGAATGGCCAAAAAAATCAGTCTTGTTGCTGCACTGATACATCGCCCGAAGGTGCTCATTCTTGATGAAGTACAGGCAGGAATTGACCCAAGGGGAGCAGCAACCATCAAGGAAATTCTCAATGGCCTGAAGGATCGGGGAGCCTCCATCCTCATGAGCACACATATTCTTGAAATTGCAGAACAGATGTGTGATAGGATAGGCATCATAGATGAAGGTGAATTGATTGCAGAAGGGACGATGGATGAACTTCGTCAGAAAGCGGAAGGCGAAGAAAGTCTCGAAGAGATCTTCCTCGACCTCACAGGCGGGCCAGATATGCGGTTGATTTTACAGTATCTCCGGGACTCGGAAGACATGGAGGAATAAGGTGTGGACCTTTCAGATCTCCTTATCATACTGCGGCACGATATCGCCAAAAGCCTCCGTGTTCGAGCGCCCGAGGGGAAACGAACAGAGAAAGAGAGTATTATCAAGCGAACTTGGCCGATTCTCCTAGCTGGAGGAGTGGCCGCGGTCATCATCTGGGCTATTGTAACATTTGTTCCCCCAATATGGCCACAGATTTCGGAGATCGCAGGGCAGAATCTCGGATTCGGGGCAACTATATTCAACGCAGTGTTGATTTTCTCATTCATAGGTTCAATCATGGTTTCAGCCAGTACGGTTGGCAACAGCAAGAGAATGGAGTATCTAATGGTTTTTCCAGTTCAGTTAAGAACGATTTTCTTAGAGAAGACGCTTGTTATCATACTATACAACTCTATCTTTTGGCTTGTCATCGGAACCCCCATCTTCATCGGTTTTTCTATAATCTCGCCACAGCTCTTGGCGCCCCTAGCAGTACCCGTCTTTGTGGCATCATTGCTGACATTAATCACGATGGGCGTTTCAACAGGAGGGTTGATTGGACTGGGCGCGGCAAGACTTCTGGCTGGTAGACGTTTACTACGACAAGTTGGTACTGCCATTGTGAGCGCTGCTGCAATAGTAGGAAGCACATTATGGTATGCGAGTTTCTATCTGAGCGGAGACAATGGATTCAGTCTTTTTGATACAATTCTGGAATGGGCAGGTTTGCTCGGATTATCTTCAGATATCACACCAGGGTTCATAGCCAGTAAACTTTCCCTGGGCCTTTTGTTTGGAGCGCAATTTCAGATTGGTGAGATTCTCTACGCACTGTTGATGGTGTTGATAGGACTAGGACTGGTTTACGCAAATTCCTATGCAAGTGAAATGGCCCATTATAGTGGCTGGTTGGCTCAGCCTACAGAACGAACATCCAAGAAGGAAACTGAAATCAAACATGAGCCATGGGACCCCAATCCTATACCTGGATTCAATTTCAATCAAACCATTTCGGTATCAATCTGGAGAAACTGGGCATCCATACGACGAGAAGCAAGAGTAGTCACACAGTATTTGCTTGGTCCCATAAGATTCGTCATCTGGATCATCCTTCCTGTTTTTGTCGGAGGAACAATGTTCATGCAATTCACACCATTTCTGATAGTTGCTGCTCTCATACCCTTTGCAACATCATACGGGCTCTACTTCGCAGGCTATGAACTGGTATATGAGGGGGAAAACCTGATGACTCTGCAGTTGGCCGCAGCCAATATGGAGGACTACATCAAGGGCAAGATATACAGTGCCACTCCGTTTACATTCATCGCAAGCGTCATAGTCTCAATTCTGATACTTTTCATTGCACCCCAGTTGTGGATATACTTACCAGCCGTAATAATCGGCTGCATCGGGGTCAATCTCGCATCTGGAGCAATTGCGGCCAATGCAGCAGCAATGGGCGGTGACTTCAAAGCTGAAAGGCGAGTTACAAGGCAGCGAGGTTCCAGTGTGCAGATGCCGATTCGAGGGTGGAGTATTTTGCGAGCTCAGCTTGTCCCGTATCTAGTAGGATATGTTGGCATTTTTGGTATCGTTATTGTTGGAATTGTAGTGAATCCAATCTATTCCTACCTTATTTTGCCGGTGCTCCTTGCTGTGTGTTGGCAACTGTTGCAGAAGTATGCGCATGATGCAGGTGTCAAGATAGCAAAACTCGAGGCAACAGAGTATCTCTAGGGCGATTTGTACTGTTCGCTGTCAGGTCTAAAGGCCGAGCTTCTCAAAGACAAAGGGCCAAACGAAGACACCGATGAAAACAACAACCGCGTACCTAAGAGCCCTCAGCCATATGACTTCCGACGGAAGGATGATGCTTAGTCCGGCTAGTGAAATCATAACCAAGACAAGACCAATTGCTACCCTCAGAACGGTTTTCCATTTCGCATTCTCAGGAATGTGACTCTCAAATCCAACGTATTTCTCTTCCAGAGGCAAGGCAATGGCAATCCCCATGACTAGGCCACCCAATGCACCGAAATTGTCTGCTGGAGCAGCAGGAAGAAAGTAAGTGCTGATGAGGGTAGCTACGATTCCAAAAACGAATAGCCCACTATATAGCTCGACATCAGTTAGCTTCGAGAGTTGCTTCTTAATCCAGTCTTCTGACAAGACTATTGTCAGAACGAGTAGGGCACCGATTCCCCAACCTAACACAACATCCATTAGATAATGCACACCAAGGTATATTCTCGAAATTCCGATGAGAATTATCAGCACAGCTGAGAGGACATAGATCCAAGATGTTTTTGCTCGTGTTGCAATCCAGCTGAAGAAGCTGGAAGAGTTCTGGGCGTGGCCGCTTGGAGTGCTGTAATTGCTAGCTTCATAATCTCCGTACCAGTTGCTTGGATCCGGTCGGGGATTCTGAATAATAACCTTCAGCCAATAGTTGAGTAGAAGGCTTGATAGAAGCACAAAGGCAGTACGAATGCCAGACCGCTTATCGTACACCCAATACACAAGTAGGATGAATCCTATGTAGAATGTTTCAGACCCAAGTTCTGTTATGAAACGAAAAAGGGGGGCAGCCCATGGCAATGCTTCACGAAGGATGTCGGTGAATCCAGGGTCAAACAACATATTATCTTCGCCGTTCTAATGTATCTGCATACTCCCTCAAAAGCATGTCTAGATGGTTTCCCGAGAATAGTACAGGCTATCAAAAGCCTCAAGTGGTAGATATAGACTTATCCAGTTGGCGGATGGTTTCTAATATGGTCTTAGAGCAGCTTGAACCAACAGTCGTCTGGGAAATTTTCGAAAATCTTCTGGTCCAAACACCGAGGGAATCCAAGAAAGAAGGCAAAATCCGGGAAGCTATCAAGAACTGGGTGAAGAAACAATCAGATGGAAAGGATGTGGAGCTCAGCATCTATGAAGATGATGTCGGCAACATCTTGATCAAGAAGCCTCCAACCGATGATATGCAGGATGCACCAGCTTTGCTTTTACAGGGCCACATGGATATGGTAGCTGAAACCGACAGACCAGGCGGTTTCGATTTTGATACGCAACCAATTCCTGCAAGAATCCAAGAAAACGGTAAATGGGTTGACGCTGATGGTACCACCCTTGGAGCAGACAATGGCATCGGAGTAGCGCTTGCCTTAGCTCTGCTCATCAAAGAGGATCTCTCTCACGGTCCGCTTGAGGTCCTACTTACTGTCGATGAAGAAACAGGCTTGACAGGCGCCTTTGAGCTTGACGTGGATCAATTGCCAATTGAAAGCAAATTCATGATCAATATCGATACAGAAGACATGTATCACATCACGATAGGCGCTGCTGGAGGCGGGAATACCAGGCTTACCCGCGAGCTGAGCTTTGAAGATACTGATGACAAGTGGCAGCATATTGAGATGAAGATTTCGGGTCTGCTCGGAGGTCATTCTGGCGTTGATATTCATTTGCCTCGAGCTAATGCGAACAAACTGGTTGCAAGGATACTATCAGCAATAATCGAGGAAGTACCAATCAGGCTAACCCGGTGGAACGGAGGTAGCAAACACAACGCAATAACACGTGATTCTGCTGTTGTATTTGCAATCAAATCCGATGACCAACAAAAAGCTGCTTCTGTGTTTCAAGAACAGAAAAACCGGATTCTCTCATACTACCATGAAGAGGAAGACCCACTGGAACCAAACATAGCAATCTCATGGGAAAAATGTAATGGAGCCGAAGCAATTGGAATTGAGGAATCGAAGACCATCATTCAAACATCTCATGCCATCCCTCATGGACCCATTCGGTTTTCCCCGGCCATTGAAGGCCTCGTTGAGTTGTCCAATAATTTTGCGGTTGTTAGTACAGATGAAGAAGGACTGTTATTCCATCTTTCATCTCGAAGCAATATCGATTCGGAGCTGGATGCACTAAGAAGGAGATTGGCTGATCTGGGATACCTTGGAGAATGGAAAGTCGAACGAGAGCAAGCTTATCCTGGTTGGACACCAAAACCAAAGAGTCCGTTCCTGAAGTTCGTTAAGGAAAAATACGCGGATGTTAGTGGTGAGGACATCATTATTGAGGCCGTGCATGCAGGCCTCGAATGTGGTCTTATTGGAGCAAAGATTCCGAATATGCAGACAGTCTCTATTGGCCCAACCATAGAAAACCCACACACTCCAGATGAAAGAGTCCGGATTGATGATGTGGCAGAGACATACGAAGTGCTTCAGGCGATTTTGGAAGACCTCCCAGAGATGTAGAGATAGAGCATAGTAATAAACAGTGAATCAACTCAATGGTGTATCGGGCAAATCAATCAAGTCCAGCCTACGTAATTTATCATTGCTTGGTTTTCCTGTGTTTCGGTCCCAATCGCGAATCTCATACCAAAGATTCAGATGTTCTTCAACGTCCGGGACATATCCCTCAGTAGGACCATCAAGTGGTCTCATCACTATGTCCGGGAGTTCCTCTCCTGTAGGTTCGTATCCAAGTTTGAGATTCAGCATGCGTTGAAGTGTGAAAATCCGCTCTCCGATACGATTCATATCTTCCAAGGAGAAAACCCAACCAGTTACAAGCTCAAGAAGCTTGGCTAGTTGTTTGCCTTTCACGGGATAGAAATTGCAGATAAGGGCAGAATTGGTCAAAGAACGAAGATTCTGTAGTCGCGCAGCAATCTTGGCTTCGTTTGCAAAACGGTCCTCGCTTTCTATGCCAAAATCGGGATAGGAGACTCCCATTTGCACGTTGTACATGTCAGCAGTCATATGACATGCCCCCCTTGGTGAAGTTGTGTAGGCCAGTGTCATGCCAGAGAATGCACGTGGATCATGCTGAGGTAGCTCCAAGCCGTTGACTTGTGCTGCAAGATGCTCAGCCCCAAATTTTCGGCCAAACTCCCTACTACCTTCCGCCATTATATCTCCAATTCCATCTCTCGATGCAATCTTATCCATGAAAGTGATGGCTGCATCGACATTACCCCACTTTGGCATGATGCCATCCAAATCATCCTGTGATACAATCCCTTGATCAAAGAGATAGTAAGCAAATGCGATGATGTTCCCAGCTGATATGGTGTCCATTCCAAGAAGGTCAAGTTTCTTGTTGGCGTATGAAAGTGCTTCGAGATCGTTATTCATGATTAGCGTGCCTAACGTACCTGTTATTTCTAGTTCGGGTCCAACAAATTCGCCTGTAGCATATTCACCCTCATCGATTTCAATTACCCTTCCACATCCAATAGGACATCGATAGCATGCCTTCTTCCCTGTTAGAATTGTCTCCTTAACTGTGCTTCCACTAATAGCATAGGCATCGAAATCAGATTCGGTGTAGTACTTCACTGGAAGGGAGCCATACATCATGGTTGCCATATCAACAAAACCGGCAGTTCCCAATTCTGAATACATGTTGAAGGTCGCATCATTCCTGCTTTCTTGATTCAAAACAGCAACAAAATCCGACAATTCATCTGACTTAGCGACAGAAATATCTCGCTGCGTACCATGAACTACAATGGCCTTGAGTTTCTTTGAGCCCATTACTGCGCCCATTCCAGTACGGCCAGCCGCTCGGTAGTGGTCAATCATGATAGTAGCGAACTTGACGAGATTCTCACCTGCAATACCAATCCGAGCCATCCCGGCCCGTCTATGCCCGGTCTCTTCCTTGAGGGTTTCCCAAGATTCCTGTGTGTCCATTTCCCATAGATGCGCAGCATCTCGTATTTCAACTGTT
This genomic interval from Candidatus Thorarchaeota archaeon contains the following:
- a CDS encoding amino acid kinase, with product MEQNLTILKLGGSLITDKSEPYTVRHNILDAASREIKECIDQGLIEALILIHGVGSYGHPPVLKHKLHKGYLGPEQLLPLSHTQSEVAELRNMIVKQFQEVGVPVCLMYPSSMFIQKKMQIVKYFFEPLKGWADIGMVPLLGGDIIIDPAMGWSVGSGDQMAVVIAQELGAKHLLFACDVAGIYDADPKTHPEASLMKEVNLSNIDAVFEEMGKSDIVDASGAMKGKLKSIIPAKDLIEEGLEVSLFSMMEYGNLTALLKGEEIEATDVVVR
- a CDS encoding lipoate--protein ligase family protein, which codes for MTVETWRLLDLGAIAPLETQIIYDMVAQGITEGESPNTIIICWPAEPLVSVGYFQEIEKDIDLAYCQANDIVVTRRVIGGGGVYLDDGQLFYQIIGRIDSPNTPRGIDAYYRKFLKAPVQAYRNLGIDAEFRPVNDIQVGEKKISGNGAGDVGDARILTGNLILDFDFEMMARVLKVPNEKFRDKVFQSLKERMSTIKLETGSMPDKEGLKKDLVKLYEETLDIKLEPGTLNEWEKKKMSDLRGKYLSDEWLHWRSGGRLDARTVKISANASLGTANHKAPGGLIRVTAKEVGNVIEEIVISGDFFMLPSGAIGDLEEKLVGVELDEDPILNRVEEVYSELDIDSPGVTPEDLQTAIMLAFKQK
- a CDS encoding ABC transporter ATP-binding protein, yielding MIESRGLTKVFGEDFKAVDNLSFDVASGSVYGLLGPNGSGKSTTMRMLLGLLRPDEGTARINGYDVRKELVKAKKVMGYVPENPVLPERMTGWEYVNYVADIWRIPRGVDREEDIEDLLVLLNIQDASNDLIEAYSKGMAKKISLVAALIHRPKVLILDEVQAGIDPRGAATIKEILNGLKDRGASILMSTHILEIAEQMCDRIGIIDEGELIAEGTMDELRQKAEGEESLEEIFLDLTGGPDMRLILQYLRDSEDMEE
- a CDS encoding phosphatase PAP2 family protein, with product MLFDPGFTDILREALPWAAPLFRFITELGSETFYIGFILLVYWVYDKRSGIRTAFVLLSSLLLNYWLKVIIQNPRPDPSNWYGDYEASNYSTPSGHAQNSSSFFSWIATRAKTSWIYVLSAVLIILIGISRIYLGVHYLMDVVLGWGIGALLVLTIVLSEDWIKKQLSKLTDVELYSGLFVFGIVATLISTYFLPAAPADNFGALGGLVMGIAIALPLEEKYVGFESHIPENAKWKTVLRVAIGLVLVMISLAGLSIILPSEVIWLRALRYAVVVFIGVFVWPFVFEKLGL
- the pepD gene encoding beta-Ala-His dipeptidase, coding for MVLEQLEPTVVWEIFENLLVQTPRESKKEGKIREAIKNWVKKQSDGKDVELSIYEDDVGNILIKKPPTDDMQDAPALLLQGHMDMVAETDRPGGFDFDTQPIPARIQENGKWVDADGTTLGADNGIGVALALALLIKEDLSHGPLEVLLTVDEETGLTGAFELDVDQLPIESKFMINIDTEDMYHITIGAAGGGNTRLTRELSFEDTDDKWQHIEMKISGLLGGHSGVDIHLPRANANKLVARILSAIIEEVPIRLTRWNGGSKHNAITRDSAVVFAIKSDDQQKAASVFQEQKNRILSYYHEEEDPLEPNIAISWEKCNGAEAIGIEESKTIIQTSHAIPHGPIRFSPAIEGLVELSNNFAVVSTDEEGLLFHLSSRSNIDSELDALRRRLADLGYLGEWKVEREQAYPGWTPKPKSPFLKFVKEKYADVSGEDIIIEAVHAGLECGLIGAKIPNMQTVSIGPTIENPHTPDERVRIDDVAETYEVLQAILEDLPEM
- a CDS encoding aldehyde ferredoxin oxidoreductase family protein, encoding MDAYRGKLLRVDLSSEKISRYHLDKGLLRAFLGGSGLGSRILYEYIDESTNPLGPQNPLLFITGPFCGTRVPAASKATVCAKSPQTGMLGYSTFGGHLGADIRFAGYDGLLIEGIAKSPIYVLVEDSTVEIRDAAHLWEMDTQESWETLKEETGHRRAGMARIGIAGENLVKFATIMIDHYRAAGRTGMGAVMGSKKLKAIVVHGTQRDISVAKSDELSDFVAVLNQESRNDATFNMYSELGTAGFVDMATMMYGSLPVKYYTESDFDAYAISGSTVKETILTGKKACYRCPIGCGRVIEIDEGEYATGEFVGPELEITGTLGTLIMNNDLEALSYANKKLDLLGMDTISAGNIIAFAYYLFDQGIVSQDDLDGIMPKWGNVDAAITFMDKIASRDGIGDIMAEGSREFGRKFGAEHLAAQVNGLELPQHDPRAFSGMTLAYTTSPRGACHMTADMYNVQMGVSYPDFGIESEDRFANEAKIAARLQNLRSLTNSALICNFYPVKGKQLAKLLELVTGWVFSLEDMNRIGERIFTLQRMLNLKLGYEPTGEELPDIVMRPLDGPTEGYVPDVEEHLNLWYEIRDWDRNTGKPSNDKLRRLDLIDLPDTPLS